Proteins encoded by one window of Hymenobacter tibetensis:
- a CDS encoding glutaminase family protein, translating into MNKFLSLVLAAGLSGGSVLAQALRPPAYPLVTHDPFFSVWTFNDTLTAAPTRHWTGEALSLEGVVRVDGKAYQFMGKPAPHYRALITTVQEQPYTAQYTLTTPAAGWEKPGFAATGWQTGPAPFTDNKTLRGTNWEGGDIWVRRIVQVANPATSGQLKVLLQHDDGAEVYLNGVLLTRQPGANGRYQYFDVPAEAQQALRKGENVLAMHANSHVGGEYLDAGLYEALPQPPAPPVAQQTSVAVTATQTTYQFVAGPVQLSVNFLSPLLLDELEVVARPVSYVTFTATSTDGKAHPVQVLFTESGSLAANTGYQPVTTQTGKAGTFSWQAVGTTKQAVLGQAGDNARIDWGHAYLAAPAPARLTTGEPQMLRSAFAKSGTTPAAAKPLSGQAQRVALAAVLDLGAVTKVTERHLLLGYDDVYSVQYFGQNLRGWWRRDPATTMPKVLQAAEADYARLRQKSTAFDKKLYADAQAAGGKEYADLCQLAYRQTIAAHKIVAGPKGRVLTFSKENFSGGFIGTVDVTYPSAPLFLLYNNELAKGLLRFIFEYSESGRWKKDFPAHDLGTYPLANDQKYGEDMPVEEAGNMLILTAAAVKMDGKPDFARQHWPVLTKWVGFLKRDGFDPANQLSTDDFAGHLARNVNLSVKAIMGIACYGQMARQLGDQKTADEYTALARDYAKRWIAMSNTGDHYALTFDKTPGSWSQKYNMVWDKLLGLHVFPKEIAQQELAYYLTKQQRYGLPLDSRKTYTKSDWIMWTATMADKPADFQALIKPIWQFANDSPTRVPLTDWHETTDAKQVGFQARSVVGGYFIKLLEQQMVLKP; encoded by the coding sequence ATGAACAAATTCCTCTCCTTAGTACTGGCCGCAGGGCTCAGTGGCGGCAGCGTGCTGGCCCAAGCGCTGCGCCCCCCCGCGTACCCACTCGTCACGCACGACCCTTTTTTTAGCGTATGGACGTTCAACGATACGCTAACGGCGGCTCCCACCCGGCACTGGACCGGGGAAGCGCTGAGCCTGGAAGGCGTGGTGCGCGTCGACGGCAAAGCCTACCAGTTTATGGGCAAGCCTGCTCCGCACTACCGCGCCCTGATTACCACAGTGCAAGAGCAGCCCTACACAGCGCAGTACACCTTAACCACGCCGGCAGCAGGCTGGGAAAAACCAGGTTTCGCAGCGACTGGCTGGCAAACCGGCCCTGCCCCCTTCACCGACAACAAAACCCTGCGCGGTACCAACTGGGAAGGCGGCGACATTTGGGTGCGCCGAATTGTGCAGGTTGCCAACCCAGCCACTTCCGGCCAACTGAAAGTGCTGCTACAGCACGATGATGGGGCCGAAGTGTACTTGAACGGCGTGCTGCTCACGCGCCAGCCCGGCGCCAACGGACGCTACCAGTATTTCGATGTGCCCGCCGAGGCGCAACAGGCCCTGCGCAAGGGCGAGAACGTGCTGGCCATGCACGCCAACAGTCACGTGGGCGGCGAATACCTTGACGCGGGGCTCTACGAAGCCCTGCCGCAACCGCCGGCGCCGCCTGTCGCTCAGCAAACCAGCGTAGCCGTGACAGCCACACAGACCACCTACCAGTTTGTGGCTGGCCCCGTGCAGCTAAGCGTAAATTTCCTCTCCCCTCTGCTGCTCGATGAGCTCGAAGTGGTGGCCCGGCCCGTGAGCTACGTCACCTTTACCGCCACTTCCACCGATGGCAAGGCCCACCCTGTGCAGGTGTTGTTCACGGAAAGCGGCAGCTTGGCCGCCAACACCGGCTACCAGCCCGTCACGACCCAAACAGGCAAGGCCGGCACCTTCAGTTGGCAGGCAGTCGGCACCACAAAGCAAGCTGTGCTGGGCCAGGCCGGCGACAACGCCCGCATCGACTGGGGCCATGCCTACCTGGCCGCCCCGGCCCCGGCTCGGCTGACTACGGGAGAACCCCAGATGTTGAGGAGTGCTTTCGCGAAAAGCGGTACCACTCCCGCCGCCGCCAAGCCGCTCAGCGGCCAGGCCCAGCGGGTGGCTTTAGCGGCAGTGCTGGACCTAGGAGCAGTAACCAAAGTCACCGAACGGCACTTACTGCTCGGATACGACGACGTGTACTCGGTGCAGTACTTCGGCCAGAACCTGCGCGGCTGGTGGCGGCGCGACCCCGCCACCACCATGCCCAAGGTGCTGCAAGCTGCTGAAGCCGACTACGCCCGCCTGCGCCAGAAAAGCACCGCTTTCGACAAGAAATTGTACGCTGATGCCCAGGCAGCCGGCGGCAAAGAATACGCTGACCTTTGCCAGCTAGCCTACCGCCAGACCATTGCCGCCCACAAGATTGTAGCCGGCCCTAAGGGCAGAGTGCTGACGTTTTCCAAAGAGAATTTTTCCGGGGGCTTTATTGGGACGGTTGACGTGACGTACCCCTCGGCCCCGCTGTTTTTGCTCTACAACAACGAGTTGGCCAAGGGCCTGTTGCGCTTTATTTTCGAGTACAGTGAGTCGGGGCGTTGGAAGAAAGACTTCCCGGCCCACGATTTGGGTACTTACCCGCTGGCCAACGACCAGAAGTACGGCGAGGACATGCCGGTGGAAGAAGCCGGCAACATGCTCATCTTAACAGCCGCCGCCGTCAAAATGGATGGCAAGCCGGACTTCGCCCGCCAACACTGGCCCGTTCTCACCAAGTGGGTTGGCTTCTTGAAACGCGACGGCTTCGACCCGGCCAACCAGCTCAGCACCGACGACTTTGCCGGCCACTTGGCCCGCAATGTGAACTTGTCGGTGAAGGCCATTATGGGCATTGCCTGCTACGGCCAGATGGCCCGGCAACTCGGCGACCAGAAAACGGCCGACGAGTACACGGCCCTAGCTCGCGACTACGCCAAGCGCTGGATAGCCATGTCGAACACGGGCGACCATTATGCCCTCACCTTCGACAAAACGCCTGGTTCGTGGAGCCAGAAGTACAACATGGTGTGGGACAAGCTGCTCGGGTTGCATGTGTTTCCGAAAGAGATAGCCCAGCAGGAACTAGCGTATTACCTCACCAAGCAGCAGCGCTACGGCCTCCCGCTCGACAGCCGCAAGACCTACACGAAATCTGACTGGATTATGTGGACGGCCACCATGGCAGATAAGCCGGCCGATTTTCAGGCGCTAATCAAGCCTATCTGGCAGTTTGCCAACGACTCGCCCACCCGCGTGCCCCTCACCGACTGGCACGAAACCACTGATGCCAAACAGGTAGGCTTTCAGGCCCGCTCAGTGGTGGGCGGCTACTTCATCAAGCTGCTAGAACAGCAAATGGTGCTAAAGCCTTGA
- a CDS encoding LacI family DNA-binding transcriptional regulator, with protein sequence MKKKILIHDIAKHLDVSIATVSLVLNGKAKEMRISDTLADRVQQYTASVGYKPNQLAKSLRTGKTNVIGLMVEDIANPFFATVARLIEKKALARGYHIIYCSTNNDPAKAQGLLTMFQERHVDGYILALPEGVGSEVSSLVRSGKPVVLFDRMLPDVSANAVVVDGATGMYEATQHLLTQGFKNIALVSLQSEQQQMLARRQGYLQALQEQNLPALVHTVDYTQEPEQVVSQIQAFFQANPSCNAVLFATNYLGVHGLEALNRLGRSIPKHMAVVSFDDSNLSRLYSPPITVVAQPIEAMAENIIVTLLTALGDPLKSTSVTQLLLTPHLLIRESSIRFKP encoded by the coding sequence TTGAAGAAGAAAATCTTGATTCACGACATTGCCAAGCATTTGGATGTGTCCATTGCCACCGTGTCTTTGGTGCTCAATGGCAAAGCCAAAGAAATGCGCATCAGCGATACGCTAGCCGACAGAGTGCAGCAGTACACGGCATCAGTAGGCTATAAACCGAACCAACTTGCCAAAAGCTTACGCACCGGCAAGACCAATGTTATTGGCTTGATGGTGGAAGACATTGCCAATCCGTTCTTTGCCACGGTAGCCCGCCTAATCGAGAAAAAAGCGCTGGCTCGCGGCTACCACATCATCTATTGCAGCACCAACAACGACCCAGCCAAGGCCCAGGGACTGTTGACTATGTTTCAGGAGCGGCACGTTGATGGCTACATTTTGGCTTTGCCGGAGGGTGTTGGGTCTGAAGTAAGCTCTCTGGTGCGCAGCGGCAAGCCCGTGGTACTATTCGACCGTATGCTGCCGGACGTATCCGCCAATGCCGTGGTGGTGGATGGCGCCACTGGCATGTACGAGGCCACCCAGCACCTGCTCACCCAAGGCTTCAAGAATATTGCCTTGGTTTCCCTGCAGTCGGAGCAGCAGCAAATGCTGGCGCGCCGGCAAGGCTACTTACAGGCGCTGCAAGAGCAGAACCTCCCGGCGCTCGTGCATACCGTTGATTATACGCAGGAGCCCGAGCAGGTTGTCAGTCAGATTCAGGCTTTCTTCCAGGCGAATCCTTCCTGCAATGCCGTGTTGTTTGCCACCAATTACCTAGGAGTGCACGGCTTGGAAGCGCTCAACCGATTGGGCCGTAGCATACCCAAGCACATGGCCGTGGTTTCGTTTGACGACAGCAACCTTTCGCGGCTGTACTCTCCCCCTATCACCGTGGTGGCCCAGCCCATAGAAGCCATGGCCGAAAACATCATCGTCACCCTTCTAACCGCTTTGGGCGACCCCTTGAAAAGCACTAGTGTGACGCAACTATTGCTGACCCCACACCTACTGATTCGCGAGTCCTCTATTCGTTTCAAGCCATAA
- a CDS encoding VOC family protein produces the protein MEAAINPLTLPEKNIHSPFKDMRMGHIGLWTTDFEGLINWYVENLEFRLIRQVDLGHLQLAFLAPATDDNFWLEILCNTSANETPAPAQPATTGYLHFCLDVDNVDQTLAALHQRGIPTVRGPFDVPPIGKRCGFITDPMGNLIEFAQDIA, from the coding sequence ATGGAAGCTGCTATAAACCCACTCACATTGCCGGAAAAGAACATCCACAGCCCGTTCAAGGATATGCGCATGGGGCACATTGGCCTCTGGACCACCGACTTCGAGGGCCTCATCAACTGGTATGTTGAAAACCTTGAATTCCGGTTGATTCGCCAAGTGGACCTGGGCCATTTGCAGCTGGCTTTCTTGGCCCCCGCCACCGACGACAACTTTTGGCTGGAAATACTGTGTAACACATCGGCCAACGAGACACCGGCGCCGGCTCAACCAGCTACAACGGGGTATCTGCATTTTTGCCTCGATGTCGATAACGTGGACCAAACGTTGGCGGCACTACACCAGCGTGGCATTCCTACGGTACGGGGGCCGTTTGATGTGCCGCCGATTGGCAAACGCTGTGGTTTCATAACGGACCCGATGGGCAACCTTATAGAATTCGCTCAGGATATTGCCTAA
- a CDS encoding NAD(P)H-binding protein: MKIVVTGSVGHISKPLTQALVAQGHAVTVISSQPDRHADIEALGARAAIGSLEDPDFLTTTFTGADSVYAMVPPAMSAPDVLAYYRSLGHSYAQAIQRAGVRRVVHLSSWGADLSEGTGFILGSHQVEGILNELSDVALTHLRAGSFYYNLYGFVGMIKHAGFIASNYGDEDVVVLAAPVDIAAAAAEELTTTTTGITVRYVASDERTATDIARVLGQAIGRPDLKWITLSDDQTKQGLEQSGLPTHLAASYVELGASIHNGAMRQGYLQNPPRQLGNVKIEDFANEFAAAF; encoded by the coding sequence ATGAAAATCGTTGTAACTGGTTCAGTAGGACACATTAGCAAGCCTCTCACCCAAGCCTTAGTTGCTCAAGGCCACGCCGTAACGGTTATCAGCAGCCAGCCGGATCGGCACGCTGATATCGAGGCGCTAGGAGCAAGGGCCGCCATTGGTTCTCTCGAAGACCCGGACTTTTTAACCACCACCTTCACTGGTGCCGATTCCGTGTACGCCATGGTGCCACCTGCTATGAGTGCCCCCGACGTACTGGCCTACTATCGTAGCCTGGGGCACAGCTACGCCCAGGCTATCCAGCGGGCGGGGGTTCGGCGGGTGGTGCACTTGAGCAGCTGGGGCGCAGATTTAAGTGAAGGCACGGGCTTCATTCTTGGGTCGCACCAAGTGGAAGGCATTCTCAATGAGCTGTCTGACGTGGCCCTTACCCATCTGCGGGCGGGTTCGTTTTACTACAACTTGTACGGTTTCGTGGGCATGATAAAGCACGCCGGCTTTATTGCATCCAATTACGGCGACGAGGACGTGGTGGTACTGGCCGCCCCCGTGGACATTGCCGCCGCTGCTGCCGAAGAACTGACCACCACTACTACGGGTATAACTGTGCGTTACGTGGCCAGTGATGAGCGCACGGCCACCGACATTGCGCGGGTGCTGGGCCAAGCCATCGGCCGGCCTGATTTGAAATGGATAACTCTATCTGACGACCAAACGAAGCAAGGGCTGGAACAGAGCGGCCTACCAACTCACTTGGCCGCTAGCTACGTCGAGCTGGGAGCCAGCATCCACAATGGCGCCATGCGGCAAGGCTACCTACAGAACCCGCCCCGGCAGCTAGGCAACGTCAAAATCGAAGACTTTGCCAACGAGTTTGCAGCGGCATTCTAG
- a CDS encoding TetR/AcrR family transcriptional regulator, whose amino-acid sequence MKEIVRRGPELRTHMLHAAKAVFLESGFERASMDRIAAHAGTTKRTLYAHFVRKEDLFLAVFDLVLDLQLDHLREPADYAPDVEQALVLFCARFLETILSSKPLRLFRLAITEAERFPQGAVRLHEAMFENVQERVARFLQAQLSVSEAVSEQQAEQLLAHLLYPRFTRALFGATEPTATVSEELGACPAVDLHAIRQIVVALVPPTT is encoded by the coding sequence ATGAAAGAAATAGTCAGACGCGGGCCCGAGTTGCGGACGCACATGCTACATGCTGCCAAGGCGGTGTTCTTGGAATCCGGCTTCGAGCGGGCATCCATGGACCGCATTGCGGCCCACGCTGGTACCACTAAGCGCACGCTGTACGCCCATTTCGTGCGCAAAGAAGACTTGTTTCTGGCCGTGTTTGATTTGGTGCTGGATTTGCAGCTCGACCACCTGCGCGAACCGGCCGACTACGCCCCCGACGTAGAGCAGGCGCTGGTGCTGTTTTGTGCCCGCTTCCTTGAAACCATCTTGTCCAGCAAACCCTTGCGCCTGTTCCGCCTTGCCATTACTGAAGCCGAGCGGTTTCCGCAAGGAGCAGTGCGCCTGCACGAGGCCATGTTCGAGAATGTGCAGGAGCGGGTGGCTCGGTTCCTGCAAGCCCAACTCAGCGTATCGGAGGCTGTGAGTGAGCAGCAAGCAGAGCAACTGCTAGCCCACTTGCTGTATCCGCGCTTCACCCGCGCCCTGTTCGGGGCCACCGAGCCAACGGCCACCGTTTCCGAGGAGTTGGGTGCCTGCCCCGCCGTGGACCTGCATGCTATTCGCCAGATAGTCGTGGCCCTAGTGCCGCCTACCACCTGA
- a CDS encoding succinylglutamate desuccinylase/aspartoacylase family protein has protein sequence MLQYLQLLFISFFLLAGSVVAAPRKAFVFNGQSVAPGRKVSTLLHITDGRDSTVVPVTVFHGRRPGPVLGVIAGVHGYEYPPILAAQQLARELDPAELQGTVLLVHLANVPSFLGRRIHLNPQDSKNLNRVFPGKADGTITERLAWRLSNDVIGRCTHVVDVHAGDALDDLRAYAGYYNYFDTPALSETGRQMAVALGFPYVIQFGNEPSLAAQPGVYCSREAIKRGIPAVDIECGRLGLPEPEAVAQIKQALHRLLTHLGMTATQPTAATQSLLITQRTTVTSTHTGFFFSQVKAGELIHRGRQLGYLTDLFGNQVAEVVAPVDGVVLYMTATPPITVGENLFSIGNVPRSEPQRK, from the coding sequence ATGCTCCAGTATTTGCAGTTGCTTTTCATTTCTTTCTTCCTGCTCGCCGGCTCCGTAGTAGCCGCGCCCAGGAAGGCTTTTGTGTTCAATGGTCAGTCGGTGGCCCCCGGCCGGAAGGTGTCCACGCTGCTGCACATAACGGACGGGCGAGATAGTACCGTGGTGCCAGTCACGGTTTTCCACGGCCGCCGTCCGGGGCCCGTATTGGGTGTTATTGCGGGCGTGCACGGCTACGAGTATCCGCCGATTCTGGCCGCGCAGCAGCTGGCCCGCGAACTCGACCCAGCGGAGTTGCAGGGCACAGTGCTGCTGGTGCATCTGGCCAATGTGCCTAGCTTCCTGGGCCGTCGCATCCACCTGAACCCGCAGGACAGCAAGAACTTGAACCGGGTGTTCCCCGGCAAAGCCGACGGCACCATCACCGAGCGGCTGGCCTGGCGCCTGAGCAACGACGTTATTGGGCGCTGCACTCACGTCGTGGACGTGCACGCCGGCGACGCCCTCGACGATCTACGGGCTTACGCCGGCTACTACAACTATTTTGATACGCCCGCCCTCTCGGAAACCGGCCGACAAATGGCGGTAGCGCTAGGCTTTCCGTACGTGATACAGTTTGGCAACGAACCATCCCTAGCTGCCCAGCCAGGGGTGTACTGCTCCCGTGAAGCTATCAAGCGGGGCATCCCCGCCGTCGACATCGAGTGTGGTCGCCTAGGGTTGCCGGAGCCGGAGGCAGTAGCGCAGATCAAGCAAGCCCTGCACCGACTGCTAACTCATTTGGGCATGACGGCCACCCAACCCACTGCTGCCACCCAGTCGTTGCTAATTACGCAGCGCACTACCGTCACCAGCACGCACACCGGCTTTTTCTTCTCGCAGGTAAAAGCCGGCGAGCTGATTCACCGTGGTCGGCAGTTAGGCTACCTCACTGACCTGTTCGGCAATCAAGTGGCGGAAGTGGTGGCTCCCGTAGATGGTGTAGTGCTCTACATGACGGCTACTCCGCCTATCACCGTAGGCGAAAATCTGTTCAGCATTGGGAATGTGCCTCGGAGCGAGCCTCAACGGAAGTAG
- a CDS encoding M1 family aminopeptidase codes for MGATPNTVVGAHPSSSALPQVQVHLQVDPITHAFSCRYRFALSAADTTTQVLLHLNRAFTLHRVRSPHAVQQRVTIVPYASDTVRRLQIRYASRSPRARWIELTYAGTMTKGEFTDHVTVFSGHSNWLPFRPYGEYELVQYELTVQVPPDYQVRSTVPAHRPRPGQWVFRGTTSAIEPTALIARQFYQTVSTTASPITLVKTGVAFTRVDTLLLHQTEAVVAYYNRTIGREAPIKQFTIFLPGTNNAAYGLLADATVITYSTFDVTDKRDALIVAHEISHKWWAYGSFHDENGWLSEAFATYSSLLYIQAQGDEAGYQAELARLAETAAGAPPLWGFNRYKHPFPMYRRVIYNKGTGILAALHRRVGTETFLKIMAQTAAQKTSTTLGFLATVDQIAGSETNGWLLQELKR; via the coding sequence ATGGGTGCAACTCCCAACACGGTGGTCGGCGCTCACCCCTCGTCCTCTGCCCTACCCCAGGTGCAGGTACACCTGCAAGTTGATCCGATAACCCACGCGTTTTCCTGCCGCTACCGCTTTGCCTTATCCGCAGCCGATACCACCACTCAGGTGCTGCTGCATCTGAATCGAGCCTTTACGCTGCACCGCGTGCGTAGTCCGCATGCCGTGCAGCAGCGAGTCACTATAGTTCCCTACGCCAGTGACACCGTGCGCCGCCTGCAGATACGCTATGCGTCCCGCTCACCCCGAGCGCGCTGGATTGAGCTCACGTATGCGGGCACCATGACCAAGGGCGAGTTCACCGACCATGTTACCGTCTTTAGCGGCCACAGCAATTGGCTTCCATTCCGGCCTTACGGCGAGTATGAGTTGGTGCAATACGAACTGACAGTGCAGGTGCCCCCCGATTATCAGGTACGCAGTACCGTGCCCGCTCACCGGCCCCGGCCTGGGCAGTGGGTGTTTCGCGGTACCACAAGTGCCATTGAACCCACCGCCCTAATTGCCCGACAATTCTACCAAACAGTTTCCACCACGGCATCCCCCATTACCTTGGTGAAAACAGGCGTGGCCTTCACTCGAGTGGACACGCTCCTGCTCCACCAGACCGAAGCTGTCGTCGCGTATTACAACCGCACCATCGGGCGGGAGGCCCCTATTAAGCAGTTCACTATTTTCCTGCCGGGTACCAACAACGCTGCTTATGGGCTGCTAGCCGACGCCACGGTAATCACCTACTCCACGTTCGACGTGACCGATAAACGGGATGCCTTGATAGTAGCCCACGAAATCAGCCACAAGTGGTGGGCTTACGGCTCGTTTCACGATGAAAACGGCTGGCTCAGCGAAGCATTTGCCACGTACTCAAGCCTGTTGTATATCCAAGCCCAGGGCGACGAAGCCGGGTATCAAGCAGAACTCGCACGCCTAGCGGAAACGGCGGCTGGGGCGCCTCCCCTGTGGGGCTTCAACCGCTACAAGCATCCCTTTCCAATGTATCGGCGCGTTATCTACAACAAAGGCACTGGCATCCTAGCTGCATTGCACCGCCGGGTAGGAACCGAGACGTTCCTGAAAATAATGGCCCAAACGGCGGCGCAAAAAACCAGCACCACGCTCGGTTTCCTGGCTACGGTGGACCAGATAGCCGGTTCAGAAACCAACGGTTGGTTGCTACAGGAATTAAAGCGCTAG